In Actinotignum schaalii, the sequence GCGATATTCTGACCGACGAAGCCGGGGCGGTAAGCGGGGGCGTGGGGCTTGCGGCGTCGGGCAATATTAACCCTGAAGGCGATTTCCCCTCCATGTTCGAACCGATCCACGGTTCGGCACCGGATATTGCGGGGACCGGGAAAGCCGATCCGACGGCGACAATCGCCTCCGTGGCACTGATGCTGCGCCACCTCGGGCTCGCCGGGCCGGCCGCGCGTATTGAGGCGGCTATCAGGGCGGATATGGAAGCGCGCGCCGCGGCAGCAGCGGCCGGTGTGCCACTGCGCCGCACAACCGCCCAGATCGGGGATGCTATTCTCGCCGCTATGGAAGATAACCGTTAAGGATCACCACGAAGAAAGAAGGACTCAGGTATGAGCGTTCCGATGACTCCGGAAGAAATGGAAGCTGCCGCTACCACCCCCGCGCCCGCAGATAGCCTCGCGGGGCGGTTCGCTGTGCACCCGAATGAGCACCCGGCCAGCGAGGAGGAGGTCAGCCAGGTTCTGGCCGGCCCCGGTTTCGGCCGCTACTTCACCGATCATATGGCGCGGGCAACCTGGACCGCGGAACAAGGCTGGCACAACCATGCCATCGTGCCCTACGGGCCGCTTAGCCTGGACCCGGCCGGCGCGGTGCTCCACTACGGCCAGGAAGTTTTTGAGGGCCTGAAAGCTTACCGGCACGCCGACGGCTCCGTGTGGCTATTCCGCCCCACCTACAACGGGGCGCGCCTGAACTTCTCCGGGCATCGGCTCGCTATCCCGGAGTTGCCCGTGGATGATTTCGTGGCCTCGCTGGTGGATCTGGTGCGCCAGGATCGGCGCTGGGTTCCGGGAGCGGCGGGTGAATCGCTGTACCTGCGGCCCTTCATTTTCGCTTCGGAAGCTTTCCTCGGGGTGCGGGCGGCCGCGGCCTACGAGTACATCCTGCTCGCCTCGCCGGCCGGGGCGTATTTCCCCAACGGTTTCCAGCCCATTAAGGTGTGGGTGGAGCCCGATTATCATCGCGCCGGCCCCGGCGGCATGGGCGCGGCGAAGACCGGCGGGAACTACGCGGCCTCGCTGCTGCCCAAGGTCACCGCGGGCGCGGCCGGTTACGATGAGGTTCTTTTCCTCGACGCCGCAACCGCCACAAACCTTGATGAGCTGGGAGGGATGAACGTTTTTGTGGTTTACGCCGACGGCAGCGTGGCCACCCCGAAACTTACCGGTAATATCCTGCCCGGTAATACCCGTTCGTGCATTATGCAGCTGCTGCGCCGCGCCGGGGTGGAGGTACGCGAAGATACCCTCGCTTTGCGCGATGTGGTGAGCGGGATTCAGAGCGGTAGCGTGGCGGAAATGTTTGCCTGCGGGACCGCGGCCGTGGTGACTGCTATCGGCCAGCTCACCGGGGAAGACTTCAGCGTTGAGCTACCTACCCATACCGTGGCCCAGCGGATTTATGAGGAGCTAACCGGAATCCAAAACGGCACTCGCGAGGATCCCTTCGGGTGGATGTACCGGATCGCTTAGCGGGGCTGGGCTGTTGCCAGTAGGCTGGCGGTATGACAATGACGTATCGCCCGGTAGGGAAGTCCGGCCTGATGGTCTCCGCCGTCGGCATCGGTGGTAATAATTTTGGCCGCGCCCACACGCGAACCGAAACACAAGAAGGCACGAATGCCGTCGTGCGGGCCGCGCTTGAAGAGGGAATCACCACCTTCGACCTTGCCGACGTGTACGGCAAAGAGCCCGGACTTTCGGAAATTATGTTCGGAACGGCGTTACGGGAAGCGGGTGAGCTGGCCCGCGGCGTCGTCGTGATAACAAAATTTGGTATGGATATGCAGGGGTGCAACGGTGCGGATTACGGGGCGCGCGGTTCGCGGCGCTACGTGACGCGGGCCTTGGAGGCATCGTTGCGCCGGCTCGGCGTGGAGGCGATTGACCTGTATTTTTATCACACGCCAGATGGCGTGACGCCGCCCGAGGAGACGCTCGAGGCGCTGTCGGATGCGGTGCGGGCGGGAAAGATTCGGTATTACGCGACGTCGAATCACGCCGGGTGGCAGCTTGCTGATGCCTCGCATCTGGCGGCTGCGCGCGGGCTGGTGGGGCCAATTGCGACAGAGTCGCATTACAACTTGATTGATCGGCGCGCGGAGCTGGAGGTGGTGCCGGCTGCGCAGCGTTTCGGACTGGGAGTTTTCCCGTACTTCCCGCTGGCGAACGGCTTGTTGACGGGTAAGTATCGGCGCGGTATGGCTCCGGAAGGTTCGCGCATTGCGCACTCGAAGGCGGTGCTGCTGGAGTCCACGGACTGGGATCAGATTGAGGCTTTTGTTGCGTTCGCGCAGGCGCGCGGCCTGACGCCGGTGCAGGTGGCGATGTCGTGGTTGGCCTCGCGGCCGTGCGTGGCATCTGTTATTGCCGGTGCGACGACGCCGCAGCAAGTCCGCCAGAATGCAGCCTCCCTAGTGTGGGAACCGAGCAGTGAGGACCTCGCTGAGCTCGACGCGATCTTCCCGCCGCCGGAGAAGGTGGCGTTGTTCTAGGGGCTGTGGGGTGGCCGTCTGGTTCGGAAGATTGGCAGAAGTTCCCAAGTGTGTTGGTTTTCTAGGTTCGCCTCCATCGACTAGGCTCGTAGCGAGCGGTTTTCCACGCTAAGGCGTGGGTAGGTCAAGGTTTGGGATATGGCTTAGGTAGGCCGCTTTTCCCCGCGCGAGCGGGGGTAATAAACTTTTGGTCGGCGCATTTCCCGTGTGTTTATCTTTCGTGTAAGTAGAGAGAAGTGTATATATAAGTACAGGTTAGGGATATGGATACTTATAACTCTTTCTGGTATTATCATGTTTCATGCCAAAGAAATTTGATCAGGAAGCTAAGGGCTGCGTTATCCGTCTTGTCGAGGAGCGGATCCGCACTAAGAGTGGTATGTCTTTACAAGATGCTTGCAGGGCTGTGGCTCCCAAATATGAAGTTTCGTGGCACACGGTTCGTCGATGGGTTCAACAAGCCCGAAAGAACGGCCCGGTTGCGCGGGAGGAAGAAGATGTGGTAGCGGAGAATATGCGGCTACGCCGAGAGAATCAAGAATTACGCGATGTCAATGAACTCCTGAAAGCTGCGTCGGCCTTTTTTGCGTGTCAGGCAGGCCACCCACATCAGAAATTGTGAGTGACGGCCAGAAAGACCCTCGCGCCAGTAGTCCTGGGTGAGTTGGGTATCGGATTCGTTGTTGGATTTCCGTCACGTTGGTGGGACTTGGAGATTAGGGGTTCCCCACGTAAGACTGGGATCATGGGTAGCCGTGATAAGCGCGAAAAACAACGTCTGCATCGAAGAGTAGACAACGCCGAAGCTAAAATGAAACGTTTAGAACAGCGGCGCGAGAAAGAACTAGCGGCTAAAGACGCCGAGATCGCGAGACTGGAAAAGGCAAGTGAGGTGTTAGCGAGAGCTGTCGTCTCGGCTTATCTCTTCTCCGAAAAACACGGAAATGGTTAGTTGGGTCGGTCAGTTTCGTAGTGACATCGCGAAGCGCGGTGGTGACGGTATGGGGGAGCACCCCTATTGGTGATTCGCCGAACTTTGGCAGGAGCCATAGGATTGCCCCCGCTTGCGCGGGGAACAGGCCGGAGCGCGCAGCTCTTTGAAGTATCCCTCGGAATTACCCCGCTCGCGCGGGGAAGAGTCCTATGGCATCACCCCGATCTATGCAACCCAGGAATTACCCCCGCTTGTGCGGGGAAGAGTACGCCCCCAAATCTCCTCAAGAACAACCATCAGAATTACCCCCGCTTGCGCGGGGAACAGTGCCATCCACGTGGAGCGGCTGCACATCCTCAGGAATTACCCCCGCTTGCGCGGGGAACAGACGCTTGAAGCCCGCGCCACTTACGGCTAACTGGAATTACCCCCGCTTGCGCGGGGAACAGAATCAGTGGCAAGCCTTGCAACTCACCGCCTAGGAATTACCCCCCGCTTGCGCGGGGAACAGGGTCACGGGGATGAAAGGGACGGGCGAACACTGGAATTACCCCCGCTTGCGCGGGGAACAGTATTTTACGCCGGAAAATACGCTAGTGTGATTGGAATTACCCCCGCTTGCGCGGGGAACAGGAACAGGCCCGCGCGGTTGCCGCTGGATATGTGGAATTACCCCCGCTTGCGCGGGGAACAGTCGATCTCAATCGAAAGACTTGCGCGCAATCCGGAATTACCCCCGCTTGCGCGGGGAACAGCCCTCTTGCAAGCCCTCAAACAAGATAACGGCGGAATTACCCCCGCTTGCGCGGGGAACAGCTCGGTTCACCGCGCTTATCGCTGAGAAACAGGGAATTACCCCCGCTTGCGCGGGGAACAGTTGCCGATGCGGGCCTTTTGCTCATGCTCCACGGAATTACCCCCGCTTGCGCGGGGAACAGCGTGTGCCTCGCTTGCTAAGGGTGAAACCCTCGGAATTACCCCCGCTTGCGCGGGGAACAGCCTTACCTACGCGGCTACCGCTCTGAGTAACAGGAATTACCCCCGCTTGCGCGGGGAACAGAATCCACGAGCTCGCTAGCTCTGCCCTCGCGGGGGAATTACCCCCGCTTGCGCGGGGAACAGCCAGCGGGTCACCGTGTAGACGGTGGCTTTTAGGAATTACCCCCGCTTGCGCGGGGAACAGGCCACGGTCTGCTTACCCGCAAACAACGACCCGGAATTACCCCCGCTTGCGCGGGGAACAGCCCACGCCATGAGACTAAAACGACTACTTCCGGGAATTACCCCCGCTTGCGCGGGGAACAGTCCAAGCAAGGCACCCTATCGGTAACGGCGGCGGAATTACCCCCGCTTGCGCGGGGAACAGAGCCGTCTCCGGTTCAGGCTCTACAGCCTCCGGGAATTACCCCCGCTTGCGCGGGGAACAGGCGTAGGTGATGATCTCGAGATCTTCAAGGCGGGAATTACCCCCGCTTGCGCGGGGAACAGGTTATCACCCGCTGCACGCCCGGCATCAACGAGGAATTACCCCCGCTTGCGCGGGGAACAGTCTACTACGAAGCCGGCCGCGAACACACCCCCGGAATTACCCCCGCTTGCGCGGGGAACAGGAACAGGCCCGCGCGGTTGCCGCTGGATATGTGGAATTACCCCCGCTTGCGCGGGGAACAGATGGAGCCGCGGTCGAGTGCCGCCAAACGTACGGAATTACCCCCGCTTGCGCGGGGAACAGTCACCTCATAAAGCTTGTGAAGATACTTTTCTGGAATTACCCCCGCTTGCGCGGGGAACAGGGATGCTGATCCAAAGCGATACGCCGGCCGAGGGAATTACCCCCGCTTGCGCGGGGAACAGCCCTTACGGCGCGGCGTGGACGCGATAGTGAAGGAATTACCCCCGCTTGCGCGGGGAACAGGCGAAGGTTAATAGCATTGAATCTTTGAAGGCGGAATTACCCCCGCTTGCGCGGGGAACAGGCGGTGGAATCGATATAAGGCGCGCCCGCCCCGGAATTACCCCCGCTTGCGCGGGGAACAGGACCACAATAACCTCGTGAGTATTGATGAGATGGAATTACCCCCGCTTGCGCGGGGAACAGTTTACGGGCCGCGCGTAGGACTGGAAATTAACGGAATTACCCCCGCTTGCGCGGGGAACAGGGCCCGTAGATATCCTGACTTAAGTCCTGGATGGAATTACCCCCGCTTGCGCGGGGAACAGTTTTCGCGGGTTACTCCTCGGCAGCTATTGAAGGAATTACCCCCGCTTGCGCGGGGAACAGTTCTACGGCTCCAGTGGTTTCTGCTGCTTCGCGGAATTACCCCCGCTTGCGCGGGGAACAGTCCTCAACCTGCTAACGCAATCGAAAGAAACCGGAATTACCCCCGCTTGCGCGGGGAACAGCCAGGTGCGGGGAGGTGAAGCGCCCTGTGCGTAGAATTACCCCCGCTTGCGCGGGGAACAGGCGGCGCAGACACCGAGGACATGCGCGCGCTCGGAATTACCCCCGCTTGCGCGGGGAACAGTATCTGCCTCAACCCCAAGGGACCCTACCTAGGGAATTACCCCCGCTTGCGCGGGGAACAGACGTGCACAGTCGGCAAGTCTTTAAGTACCTTGGAATTACCCCCGCTTGCGCGGGGAACAGCGAACTCCCGCAATTCAGAACGTAAAGGCATCGGAATTACCCCCGCTTGCGCGGGGAACAGTTCTTAGAATCCTTGACCTATTACACCGAAGAGGAATTACCCCCGCTTGCGCGGGGAACAGGTACGGTGTGCTTATCCGGTAGCCGCTTAATGGGAATTACCCCCGCTTGCGCGGGGAACAGCACTTACCGGCGACGCCGAACGACTTCAAGAGGGAATTACCCCCGCTTGCGCGGGGAACAGGTACGGTGTGCTTATCCGGTAGCCGCTTAATGGGAATTACCCCCGCTTGCGCGGGGAACAGCACTTACCGGCGACGCCGAACGACTTCAAGAGGGAATTACCCCCGCTTGCGCGGGGAACAGGGCCTGGCACCGCCTCGGATGTGAAGGCAATTTGAATTACCCCCGCTTGCGCGGGGAACAGTAGACGGCGCGCTACCGAAAAAGACCGCCGTTGGAATTACCCCCGCTTGCGCGGGGAACAGCCGAGCAAAGTCGTGTAGGTTTCGAGCATGCCGGAATTACCCCCGCTTGCGCGGGGAACAGGCGCCCGCTGCGGGCGCAAAATCCGCTTAACCGGAATTACCCCCGCTTGCGCGGGGAACAGGTCGGGGTTACTGGCTGTGTGTTCGCGGGCTTGGAATTACCCCCGCTTGCGCGGGGAACAGACTGCCTGACCTGGTTGTTTATCGGCGGCGGACCCGGAAATCGCAATGGAACAGAGTTCCAGATTTGCGGATCTCCGGGAGGTACGCCGGTGCGCTGGGCGCAGCAACCACGTCAGTTCCCACCCATCAAATTTAGCTTATTCCGTTATGCTTATCTTTATCGGACACAGGCTCGTGCTCCCGATCATCCCGTTTGGCTATAGTGACCGTGCGCTTGCGAACCCGGTTCCTCCGTTCGCGATGAATCGGCGCAGTGCTAACCGAATCAGGAGAGCTGAGCGAAGCACCTGGCAGATCTACATCATCCGCTTCCTTACCAACTGCATCCTCCGCACCCATCCCGATAACCAGCATGCCGTCCAGATCAAGGACTGGGCGACTGCCGGTTCCCGTGCTGCGCAGAGCGAAGCCTTGCTCACGGGCGGCGTCGTTATAAATAAGAGTGAGGCTGCCGGTACCCGCGGCGGACACCGCGCGTTCCCACAAATTGTCCCGCACTCGCGCGGAAACAACGCCCACGTACAATCCGGTGGTCACCTCGGAAAGAAACCTGCTCAAGTATCCGCGCAGGTGATCTGGAATGGCCACCGCATTAACAACAACGAACATTCCGGTCTCCTATCCGTATTGGGTGTGGCCGGAAACTTCGACGTTATTTCCGGAGATAAGCCGGTCGTCGTCGCGTGCGGGCAGGAAAGGCTGGAGGACGTCCATGATAGTGGCGAGCATATCGGGAAGAATCCGGTGGTCCACGATAGCTCTCCGCACCGCTTTGCGGACCGCCGTCATGGGGTCTTCTTCGCGCGCCGCCGCGAAAACTAGGGGAATCGTTACGCTTGGTTTGTACAGATCCGCGAGGTCAAATAGTAAGGAACGCGCATCACCGCGGTGAATAATCCCCAGCGCCGGGTTGATTCCCAGCGCCGCACACACCGACGCTGCGCACCCGTAGAGTATTGAATTCGCCAAGTTCAGGCCGGCATTGACCGGGTCATCCGCGGCGGTATCGCGCGTGAAGCTCCCGGTTCCATATTTTGCCGCCATCGTGCGGTAGGTATTGCGCATGAGCTGCCCCTCCAGCCCGCGCATCGTTGCGATAGAACTACCAGGCGCATTCTCCACCCCCAGCTGCTTTTTGTAGAGCACCAGCGCAGCTTCGCGCTGCCGGGCTTCATTACTCACTAGCCGAGCCTGCGCAATGGCCCATCGCGCACTCGAGGTCAGCGGCGTGGCATGTGTATAGAGCGGTACACCGCCCCCACCCGTAACGAGAACAGTGGTTCCGGCGCGGGCACAGGAAGTGAGCGCCGCGCTTGAAATCGAGGTTCCGGGGCCCAAAGTAAGCACTGCTAACCCGGCGACGGGGAGTTGGATTGCCCGGGCGCGGGTTCCTTCCAGGGATCCGTTCTTTCCTTCCCGACCGGCATCGTAGGCCACTACGCCCGTGCGCGATTGGCGAATTTGCACGTATTCGAGGTAGAGGAAGGAGACCCGGTCCTCGAGGCGCACCTGCTCGCTCGCCTTAATAGTGCGGAAGGCCAGAGCCTCATCTGAGTAAGCCATGTTCACTCCTTCCCGGTGGCGGGCTGCGCGGGCGTGCCAGAGCAAGTGGGATCCGGAATGCTACCCGGCACAACGAGCCCGATGAGCGGGTCGTAATGGGCTGCGCCGTC encodes:
- a CDS encoding branched-chain amino acid aminotransferase, giving the protein MSVPMTPEEMEAAATTPAPADSLAGRFAVHPNEHPASEEEVSQVLAGPGFGRYFTDHMARATWTAEQGWHNHAIVPYGPLSLDPAGAVLHYGQEVFEGLKAYRHADGSVWLFRPTYNGARLNFSGHRLAIPELPVDDFVASLVDLVRQDRRWVPGAAGESLYLRPFIFASEAFLGVRAAAAYEYILLASPAGAYFPNGFQPIKVWVEPDYHRAGPGGMGAAKTGGNYAASLLPKVTAGAAGYDEVLFLDAATATNLDELGGMNVFVVYADGSVATPKLTGNILPGNTRSCIMQLLRRAGVEVREDTLALRDVVSGIQSGSVAEMFACGTAAVVTAIGQLTGEDFSVELPTHTVAQRIYEELTGIQNGTREDPFGWMYRIA
- a CDS encoding aldo/keto reductase; the protein is MTMTYRPVGKSGLMVSAVGIGGNNFGRAHTRTETQEGTNAVVRAALEEGITTFDLADVYGKEPGLSEIMFGTALREAGELARGVVVITKFGMDMQGCNGADYGARGSRRYVTRALEASLRRLGVEAIDLYFYHTPDGVTPPEETLEALSDAVRAGKIRYYATSNHAGWQLADASHLAAARGLVGPIATESHYNLIDRRAELEVVPAAQRFGLGVFPYFPLANGLLTGKYRRGMAPEGSRIAHSKAVLLESTDWDQIEAFVAFAQARGLTPVQVAMSWLASRPCVASVIAGATTPQQVRQNAASLVWEPSSEDLAELDAIFPPPEKVALF
- a CDS encoding transposase, whose translation is MPKKFDQEAKGCVIRLVEERIRTKSGMSLQDACRAVAPKYEVSWHTVRRWVQQARKNGPVAREEEDVVAENMRLRRENQELRDVNELLKAASAFFACQAGHPHQKL
- the cas2e gene encoding type I-E CRISPR-associated endoribonuclease Cas2e — its product is MFVVVNAVAIPDHLRGYLSRFLSEVTTGLYVGVVSARVRDNLWERAVSAAGTGSLTLIYNDAAREQGFALRSTGTGSRPVLDLDGMLVIGMGAEDAVGKEADDVDLPGASLSSPDSVSTAPIHRERRNRVRKRTVTIAKRDDREHEPVSDKDKHNGIS
- the cas1e gene encoding type I-E CRISPR-associated endonuclease Cas1e, encoding MAYSDEALAFRTIKASEQVRLEDRVSFLYLEYVQIRQSRTGVVAYDAGREGKNGSLEGTRARAIQLPVAGLAVLTLGPGTSISSAALTSCARAGTTVLVTGGGGVPLYTHATPLTSSARWAIAQARLVSNEARQREAALVLYKKQLGVENAPGSSIATMRGLEGQLMRNTYRTMAAKYGTGSFTRDTAADDPVNAGLNLANSILYGCAASVCAALGINPALGIIHRGDARSLLFDLADLYKPSVTIPLVFAAAREEDPMTAVRKAVRRAIVDHRILPDMLATIMDVLQPFLPARDDDRLISGNNVEVSGHTQYG